GGCCACCGCCAAGGGCACCGGGGCGCTGGGCCTGCTCGTCGGCCTGATCATCCCGGCGGTCGGGGTGGCGGCGGCGATCGGCCTGATCCTGTACTTCACCGGTGCCGTGATCACGGTGCTGCGCGCCCGCTCGTACCGGACCCTCGCCTTCCCGGTGCTGTACCTGGTCCCGGTCGCGGTGGCGCTTGCCCTCGGCATGGCCGCCTAGCACCGCGCCTGGCCGATCACGCGGTGACGCCGTCCCCGGGACCACGTCGGTCCCGGGGACGGCGTCAGCTCAAGGGGTGCCGCAGGCGGCGGCGGTGGGTACGGCCGTGTCGCCGTTCGGCCGCGACGCC
The Catellatospora sp. IY07-71 DNA segment above includes these coding regions:
- a CDS encoding DoxX family protein, translating into MHTAYVVVTVLAALWVGFSSVSLFRRADFVVAPLVSYGVPRSWWPWLATAKGTGALGLLVGLIIPAVGVAAAIGLILYFTGAVITVLRARSYRTLAFPVLYLVPVAVALALGMAA